In Dioscorea cayenensis subsp. rotundata cultivar TDr96_F1 chromosome 9, TDr96_F1_v2_PseudoChromosome.rev07_lg8_w22 25.fasta, whole genome shotgun sequence, a genomic segment contains:
- the LOC120269203 gene encoding uncharacterized protein LOC120269203, with amino-acid sequence MKRAHKSKPGGGRVHPSPTYPSMASLPTAILALVAVLSPEEQEVLAYLISGDKGKRRAPPRQHEPELSCDCFGCYKSFWARWDASPNRHLIHRILDAFEEKLEDEGKKGFQVKKARRSRRRNGKGVPASDDLDAVEKEIKGFDSLDGHVDGADDGDGDDDDDDHRRGGGDDSGGSGNAGESKSSVFRLVTFIGEKVWAVWN; translated from the coding sequence ATGAAGCGAGCTCACAAATCCAAGCCTGGCGGCGGCCGTGTCCACCCCTCGCCGACCTACCCATCGATGGCTTCTTTGCCCACTGCCATCCTCGCCTTGGTCGCCGTCCTCTCGCCGGAAGAACAAGAGGTGCTCGCGTACCTCATCTCTGGCGATAAGGGGAAACGACGAGCGCCGCCGCGGCAGCATGAGCCGGAGCTCAGCTGTGATTGCTTTGGTTGCTATAAGAGCTTCTGGGCTCGTTGGGATGCGTCGCCAAATCGGCATCTGATCCACAGGATTCTTGATGCGTTTGAGGAGAAGCTTGAGGATGAAGGCAAGAAGGGTTTTCAGGTGAAGAAAGCCCGGCGGAGCCGGCGCCGGAATGGCAAGGGGGTTCCGGCGAGTGACGATCTTGACGCTGTGGAGAAGGAGATTAAGGGCTTTGATTCATTGGATGGACACGTGGATGGTgctgatgatggtgatggtgatgatgatgatgatgatcatcgtCGTGGTGGCGGTGATGATAGTGGTGGTTCTGGTAACGCCGGTGAGAGTAAGAGCTCTGTCTTCAGGTTGGTGACTTTTATTGGTGAGAAAGTTTGGGCCGTTTGGAATTAA